Proteins from a single region of Shinella zoogloeoides:
- a CDS encoding ATP-binding protein, translating into MENKARRSPSLTFRVLFLASLWAAVALVVIAVVISTLYRQSAEKSFRDLLRAQLYNVINTVSAGENTRLAGTPQLGDLRFFQPQSGWYWIVEPIGGALEGEALTSSSLGTGSIPIPDTDSIPFDTRYERFYTTVDSFGNEVEVVETEVVLDDEGRTARFRVVGNRDVLEQDIDDFSGSLYLALLGFGIGSLLLNAAAILIGLRPLDRARKALEKIRAGESEQLDGEFPREILPLASEVNALIDSNRRIVERARMQVGNLAHSLKTPIAVLLNESRLIPAPQGELVKTQADAMQSQVQSYLNRARIAAQRESVLARTEAQPVLERLVRVMRRLNAERQFPLSVDPPGLVLAMEQQDIEETVGNLLENAARYARTSVSVKAYAAPADMRGSDDARRSWIVIEVEDDGPGLEPDQIREAMKRGKRLDESKPGTGLGLSIVSEIASEYQGTFGLSRGPRGGLLARLVLPAVTKDVA; encoded by the coding sequence ATGGAAAATAAGGCTCGGCGCTCCCCCTCGCTCACCTTCCGCGTTCTCTTTCTCGCCTCCCTCTGGGCCGCGGTGGCGCTCGTCGTCATCGCCGTGGTCATCTCGACGCTCTATCGGCAGAGCGCGGAAAAGAGTTTCCGCGATCTCCTGCGCGCGCAGCTTTACAACGTGATCAACACCGTTTCGGCGGGGGAAAACACGCGCCTTGCCGGCACGCCGCAGCTCGGGGACCTGCGCTTCTTCCAGCCGCAATCGGGCTGGTACTGGATCGTCGAGCCGATCGGCGGGGCGCTGGAGGGCGAGGCGCTGACTTCGTCCTCGCTCGGCACGGGCAGCATTCCCATCCCCGATACGGATAGCATTCCCTTCGATACGCGCTACGAGCGCTTCTATACGACCGTCGATTCCTTCGGCAACGAGGTCGAGGTTGTCGAGACGGAAGTGGTGCTGGACGATGAGGGGCGCACCGCGCGCTTCCGCGTGGTCGGCAACCGCGACGTGCTGGAACAGGATATCGACGATTTTTCCGGCAGCCTCTATCTGGCGCTGCTCGGCTTCGGTATCGGCAGCCTGCTGCTCAACGCGGCGGCGATCCTCATCGGCCTTCGCCCGCTCGACCGGGCGCGCAAGGCACTGGAGAAGATCCGGGCGGGGGAAAGCGAACAGCTCGACGGGGAATTCCCGAGGGAAATCCTGCCTTTGGCGAGCGAGGTGAATGCGCTGATCGACAGCAACCGGCGCATCGTCGAGCGGGCGCGCATGCAGGTGGGCAACCTCGCGCATTCGCTGAAGACGCCGATCGCCGTGCTGCTCAACGAATCGCGCCTCATTCCCGCGCCGCAGGGCGAACTGGTGAAGACGCAGGCCGACGCCATGCAGAGCCAGGTGCAATCCTATCTCAACCGCGCCCGCATCGCCGCCCAGCGCGAATCGGTGCTTGCCCGCACCGAGGCGCAGCCGGTGCTGGAGCGGCTGGTGCGCGTGATGCGGCGGCTCAATGCCGAAAGGCAGTTCCCGCTTTCCGTCGATCCGCCGGGCCTCGTGCTGGCGATGGAGCAGCAGGATATCGAGGAGACCGTGGGGAACCTGCTGGAGAACGCGGCGCGCTATGCGCGCACATCCGTCTCCGTGAAAGCCTATGCCGCGCCCGCCGACATGCGCGGCAGCGACGATGCGCGCCGGAGCTGGATCGTGATCGAGGTGGAGGACGACGGGCCGGGCCTCGAACCGGACCAGATCCGCGAGGCGATGAAGCGCGGCAAGCGGCTCGACGAGAGCAAACCGGGCACGGGGCTTGGTCTTTCCATCGTCAGCGAGATCGCCTCCGAGTATCAGGGCACCTTCGGGCTTTCGCGCGGGCCGCGCGGCGGGCTACTGGCGCGGCTCGTTCTGCCGGCGGTCACAAAGGATGTTGCCTGA
- the ccmI gene encoding c-type cytochrome biogenesis protein CcmI, translating to MLFWILVAILTAAVAAVLLLPLLRGPVAGTQSDASHDVEVYHDQLEELKRDEATGLIGAGEAELARAEVARRLIAASKAEARGGASPTQRRNRLAQAFVIVLLPAIGLCLYLVTGRPELPAQPLAERLANPGNDISILIARAENHLARNPDDGAGWDLLAPIYYRSGRMEDAANAFAQAIRVLGPNPDRLDGQAETLIALANGIVTAEARKALEQSLALKADNPRAGYYLALALEQDGRKPEALAAFETLAKQAPADAPWLPLVNRHIAGLGGEGGHLGNPSAGDMAAAEDMSAGDRQQMIAGMVESLAAKLQDNPDNFEGWMRIIRSYVVLDQRPKAEAALQTALKTFPADGENGKQLLQLARDLSISAEGSGQ from the coding sequence ATGCTTTTCTGGATTCTCGTCGCCATCCTGACGGCAGCCGTCGCGGCCGTCCTGCTTCTCCCCCTGCTGCGCGGCCCCGTGGCGGGCACGCAGAGCGATGCCAGCCATGATGTCGAGGTCTATCACGACCAGCTCGAGGAGCTGAAGCGCGACGAGGCGACGGGCCTCATCGGCGCGGGCGAGGCGGAACTGGCCCGCGCGGAAGTCGCGCGCCGGCTGATCGCCGCCAGCAAGGCCGAGGCGCGCGGCGGCGCAAGCCCGACGCAGCGCCGCAACCGGCTGGCGCAGGCCTTCGTGATCGTGCTGCTGCCGGCCATCGGCCTCTGTCTCTATCTCGTGACCGGCCGGCCGGAGCTTCCGGCCCAGCCGCTCGCCGAGCGCCTCGCCAATCCCGGCAACGACATCTCCATCCTCATCGCGCGGGCGGAAAACCATCTGGCGCGCAACCCGGACGACGGGGCGGGCTGGGACCTGCTGGCGCCGATCTACTATCGCAGCGGCCGGATGGAGGACGCGGCGAACGCCTTCGCCCAGGCGATCCGCGTCCTCGGCCCGAACCCGGACAGGCTCGACGGTCAGGCCGAAACGCTGATCGCGCTGGCGAACGGCATCGTCACGGCGGAGGCGCGCAAGGCGCTGGAGCAATCGCTGGCGCTGAAGGCGGACAATCCGCGCGCCGGATACTATCTGGCGCTGGCGCTGGAGCAGGACGGCAGGAAGCCTGAGGCGCTGGCGGCCTTCGAGACGCTGGCGAAGCAGGCCCCGGCCGACGCGCCCTGGCTGCCACTCGTCAACCGGCATATCGCCGGGCTCGGCGGGGAGGGCGGCCATCTCGGCAATCCGAGCGCGGGCGACATGGCGGCGGCAGAGGACATGAGCGCAGGCGACCGCCAGCAGATGATCGCCGGCATGGTGGAGAGCCTTGCCGCGAAGCTTCAGGACAATCCCGACAATTTCGAAGGGTGGATGCGCATCATCCGCTCCTATGTTGTGCTGGATCAAAGGCCGAAGGCCGAGGCCGCGCTACAGACGGCGCTCAAGACCTTCCCGGCGGACGGCGAGAACGGCAAACAGCTTCTGCAGCTCGCCCGGGACCTATCGATTTCGGCTGAGGGCAGCGGACAATGA
- the ccmE gene encoding cytochrome c maturation protein CcmE, with product MTRKQKRLAVIGGGIGFLVAAVLLVMFAFSQSIAYFYVPGDLAKANVAPGTRIRLGGLVESGTVKRGEGSTVTFTVTDTIANVPVTYTGILPDLFREGQGVVAEGAFGTDGLFVADTVLAKHDETYMPKDVADRLKAQGVELSGKETIK from the coding sequence ATGACACGCAAACAGAAACGTCTGGCGGTTATAGGCGGCGGCATCGGTTTTCTCGTGGCGGCGGTGCTGCTGGTCATGTTCGCCTTCAGCCAGTCTATCGCCTATTTCTACGTGCCGGGAGACCTTGCCAAGGCGAATGTCGCGCCGGGCACCCGCATCCGCCTTGGCGGCCTCGTGGAAAGCGGCACGGTGAAGCGCGGCGAAGGCTCGACCGTGACGTTCACGGTGACGGACACGATCGCCAATGTGCCGGTGACCTATACCGGCATCCTGCCGGACCTTTTCCGCGAGGGGCAGGGTGTGGTGGCCGAGGGCGCCTTCGGCACGGACGGGCTTTTCGTGGCCGATACGGTGCTCGCCAAGCATGACGAGACCTATATGCCCAAGGACGTGGCGGACCGGCTGAAGGCGCAGGGCGTCGAACTTTCCGGCAAGGAAACGATCAAATGA
- a CDS encoding heme lyase CcmF/NrfE family subunit → MIIELGHYALVLALATVLIQSVLPLIGTIRGDRSLMAVAPAAALAGFMLVLFSFVVLTFAYVVSDFSVANVWENSHSLKPMIYKISGVWGNHEGSMLLWLLILVFFSALVATFGANLPERLRANVLAVQGLISVAFALFILLTSNPFLRLSPAPAEGKDLNPVLQDIGLAIHPPLLYLGYVGFSVCFSFAIAALIEGRIDAAWARWVRPWALAAWSFLTAGIAMGSYWAYYELGWGGWWFWDPVENASFIPWLAGTALLHSALVMEKREALKIWTVLLAILTFSMSLLGTFLVRSGVLTSVHAFATDPTRGVFILAILVIFIGGALSLFAFRAATLKAGGLFAPISREGALVLNNLILTTAAATVLTGTLYPLVLEALTGEKISVGPPFFNLTFGLLMLPLLLAVPFGPLLAWKRGDILAAGQRLFAAAGIGLLIAAVIVYAKSGGPVLAYFGLAIGFYLIAGALTDLWLRAGIGKVAANVAFRRFIGLPGSAFGTALAHIGIGVTVIGIIGVTAFQTEHVVEMKPGMQVEAGGFTLTFDGMRRGQGPNYTEESGHFTVARGGVAVTEVWSSKRLYMARRMPTTEAGIRTFGLSQLYVSLGDAMADGGIVVRVWWKPMILCIWIGALIMMAGGAVSLCDRRLRVGAPQKARKVKPVLEAAE, encoded by the coding sequence ATGATCATCGAGCTTGGACACTACGCCCTCGTTCTGGCGCTCGCGACGGTCCTCATCCAGTCCGTGCTGCCGCTGATCGGCACGATCCGGGGCGACCGCTCGCTGATGGCCGTGGCACCCGCCGCGGCCCTTGCCGGTTTCATGCTGGTGCTCTTCTCCTTCGTGGTGTTGACCTTCGCCTATGTCGTCTCCGATTTCTCGGTCGCCAATGTCTGGGAGAACTCGCATTCGCTGAAGCCGATGATCTACAAGATCTCGGGCGTGTGGGGGAACCATGAGGGCTCGATGCTGCTCTGGCTCCTCATCCTCGTCTTCTTCAGCGCACTGGTGGCGACCTTCGGCGCGAACCTGCCGGAGCGGCTGCGCGCCAATGTTCTGGCGGTTCAGGGGCTTATCTCGGTTGCCTTCGCGCTCTTCATCCTTCTGACCTCGAACCCGTTCCTGCGGCTCTCGCCGGCGCCGGCCGAGGGCAAGGACCTCAACCCGGTGCTGCAGGATATCGGCCTCGCCATCCATCCGCCGCTGCTCTATCTCGGCTATGTCGGCTTTTCCGTCTGCTTCTCGTTTGCCATCGCGGCGCTGATCGAGGGGCGGATCGATGCGGCCTGGGCGCGCTGGGTGCGGCCCTGGGCGCTCGCGGCCTGGAGCTTCCTGACCGCCGGCATCGCCATGGGCTCCTACTGGGCCTATTACGAACTCGGCTGGGGCGGCTGGTGGTTCTGGGACCCGGTGGAAAACGCCTCCTTCATTCCCTGGCTTGCCGGTACGGCGCTCCTGCATTCGGCGCTCGTCATGGAAAAGCGTGAAGCGCTGAAGATCTGGACCGTGCTGCTGGCGATCCTGACCTTCTCCATGTCGCTGCTCGGCACCTTCCTCGTGCGCTCGGGCGTGCTGACCTCGGTGCATGCGTTTGCGACGGACCCGACGCGCGGCGTCTTCATCCTTGCCATCCTCGTCATCTTCATCGGCGGGGCGCTGTCGCTCTTCGCCTTCCGGGCGGCAACGCTGAAGGCCGGCGGGCTTTTCGCGCCGATCTCGCGGGAAGGCGCGCTCGTTCTCAACAACCTGATCCTGACGACGGCGGCGGCGACGGTGCTGACCGGCACGCTCTATCCGCTCGTGCTGGAGGCGCTGACCGGCGAGAAGATTTCCGTAGGGCCGCCCTTCTTCAACCTCACCTTCGGCCTCCTGATGCTGCCGCTGCTGCTGGCGGTGCCGTTCGGGCCGCTGCTCGCCTGGAAGCGCGGGGACATCCTGGCCGCCGGCCAGCGTCTTTTCGCGGCGGCCGGCATCGGTCTCCTGATCGCGGCGGTCATCGTCTATGCGAAGAGCGGCGGGCCGGTGCTCGCCTATTTCGGCCTTGCCATCGGCTTCTACCTGATCGCGGGGGCGCTGACCGACCTGTGGCTGCGCGCCGGCATCGGCAAGGTGGCGGCCAATGTCGCCTTCCGCCGTTTCATTGGCCTGCCGGGTTCCGCCTTCGGCACGGCGCTCGCCCATATCGGCATCGGCGTGACCGTCATCGGCATCATCGGCGTGACGGCCTTCCAGACGGAGCATGTGGTGGAGATGAAGCCCGGCATGCAGGTCGAGGCCGGCGGTTTCACGCTGACCTTCGACGGCATGCGGCGCGGGCAGGGACCGAACTACACGGAAGAGTCCGGCCACTTCACGGTGGCGCGTGGCGGCGTGGCCGTCACCGAGGTCTGGTCGTCCAAGCGCCTCTATATGGCGCGGCGCATGCCGACGACGGAAGCGGGCATCCGCACCTTCGGCCTCAGCCAGCTCTACGTTTCGCTCGGCGACGCCATGGCGGACGGCGGCATCGTCGTGCGCGTTTGGTGGAAGCCGATGATCCTGTGCATCTGGATCGGCGCGCTGATCATGATGGCGGGCGGGGCGGTATCGCTCTGCGACCGGCGCCTGCGTGTCGGCGCGCCGCAGAAGGCCCGCAAGGTCAAGCCCGTGCTGGAGGCGGCCGAATGA
- a CDS encoding cytochrome c-type biogenesis protein — protein MMRRLLLAAGFLLTALPAFAVNPDEVLSDPALEARARTLSSQLRCMVCQNQSIDDSNAELARDLRLLVRERLKNGDSDEAVIDYVVSRYGEFVLLNPRLRGETLLLWGAPVVLFLAGATAMILFVRKRGGKPTGTPLSEAEKAELERLTGKRN, from the coding sequence ATGATGCGCCGCCTGCTACTTGCCGCCGGCTTCCTGCTCACCGCCCTCCCGGCCTTCGCGGTCAATCCGGACGAAGTGCTGTCCGATCCGGCGCTGGAGGCGCGCGCGCGCACTCTTTCCTCCCAGCTTCGCTGCATGGTGTGCCAGAATCAGTCGATCGACGATTCGAACGCCGAGCTTGCCCGCGACCTGCGTCTGCTCGTGCGCGAGCGGTTGAAGAACGGCGACAGCGACGAGGCGGTCATTGATTACGTCGTTTCGCGCTACGGCGAATTCGTGCTGCTCAACCCGCGCCTGCGCGGCGAGACGCTGCTTCTGTGGGGCGCGCCCGTCGTGCTGTTCCTTGCGGGCGCGACGGCCATGATCCTCTTCGTGCGCAAGCGCGGCGGCAAGCCGACGGGCACGCCGCTGTCGGAGGCGGAGAAGGCGGAGCTGGAGAGGCTGACGGGGAAAAGGAATTAG
- a CDS encoding Do family serine endopeptidase has translation MSKISALRPGVKTALKASTVAGLAAVMLATGIPARISESFAEAVSVNAPQVTSFADVVQAVSPAVVSVRVQSDVKPVSDDGGLFGGNGFDDLPDDHPLKRFFRDFGGQDEAHGDRDQERRFSDRRGRKPHLRPTAQGSGFFISEDGYIVTNNHVVNDGSAFTVVMNDGTELNATLVGKDSRTDLAVLKVAEKDQRKFTYVSFADDSQIRVGDWVVAVGNPFGLGGTVTAGIISARGRDIGSGPYDDYLQVDAAVNRGNSGGPTFNLNGQVVGINTAIFSPSGGNVGIAFAIPASVAKGVVADLMKDGKVDRGWLGVQIQPVTRDIADSLGLADAAGALVVEPQTDSPGAKAGIKKGDVITALEGEPIKDPRDLARRVADIAPGKKVDVAIWRDGKSQNVSVEIGTLAGEKIDASAKGDKATSDEETSEQALADLGISVTPGDDGLTVSAVDPDSDASDRGLKEGDRITSVNNQAVKSADEVLKVIEGARKDGRSKALFQVETKDGSRFLALPIDQG, from the coding sequence ATGTCCAAGATTTCCGCATTGCGTCCGGGCGTCAAGACTGCGCTGAAGGCCTCCACCGTCGCCGGGCTTGCTGCCGTCATGCTCGCGACCGGCATTCCCGCCCGCATCAGCGAAAGCTTCGCGGAAGCCGTTTCCGTCAACGCTCCGCAGGTCACCAGCTTTGCCGACGTGGTGCAGGCCGTTTCCCCGGCCGTCGTCTCCGTTCGCGTTCAGTCCGACGTCAAGCCGGTCAGCGACGATGGCGGCCTCTTCGGCGGCAATGGCTTCGACGACCTTCCCGACGATCACCCGCTGAAGCGCTTCTTCCGCGATTTCGGCGGCCAGGACGAAGCCCATGGCGACCGTGACCAGGAGCGTCGCTTCAGCGACCGCCGCGGCCGCAAGCCGCATCTGCGCCCGACCGCGCAGGGTTCCGGCTTCTTCATCTCCGAGGACGGCTACATCGTCACCAACAACCACGTCGTCAACGACGGCTCGGCCTTCACGGTCGTCATGAACGACGGCACCGAACTCAACGCCACGCTCGTCGGCAAGGACAGCCGCACGGACCTCGCGGTCCTGAAGGTTGCCGAGAAGGACCAGCGCAAGTTCACCTATGTCAGCTTCGCCGATGACAGCCAGATCCGCGTCGGCGACTGGGTCGTCGCTGTCGGCAACCCGTTCGGCCTCGGCGGCACGGTGACGGCCGGCATCATCTCGGCCCGCGGCCGTGACATCGGCTCCGGCCCCTATGACGACTACCTGCAGGTGGACGCCGCCGTGAACCGCGGCAACTCGGGTGGCCCGACCTTCAACCTCAACGGTCAGGTCGTCGGCATCAACACCGCGATCTTCTCGCCGTCGGGCGGCAATGTCGGCATCGCCTTCGCGATCCCCGCTTCCGTCGCCAAGGGCGTCGTCGCCGACCTGATGAAGGACGGCAAGGTCGATCGTGGCTGGCTCGGCGTGCAGATCCAGCCGGTGACCCGTGACATCGCCGACTCGCTCGGCCTTGCGGACGCCGCCGGTGCCCTCGTCGTGGAACCGCAGACCGACTCGCCCGGCGCCAAGGCCGGCATCAAGAAGGGCGACGTCATCACGGCGCTCGAAGGCGAGCCGATCAAGGATCCGCGCGATCTCGCCCGCCGCGTCGCCGATATAGCACCCGGCAAGAAGGTCGATGTTGCGATCTGGCGCGACGGCAAGTCGCAGAACGTCTCGGTCGAGATCGGCACGCTTGCCGGTGAGAAGATCGACGCTTCGGCCAAGGGCGACAAGGCGACCTCCGATGAGGAGACCAGCGAGCAGGCGCTTGCCGATCTCGGCATCTCGGTCACGCCCGGCGATGACGGCCTGACGGTTTCCGCCGTCGACCCGGACTCCGACGCCAGCGACCGGGGCCTGAAGGAAGGCGACCGCATCACCTCCGTCAACAACCAGGCTGTGAAGTCTGCCGACGAGGTGCTGAAGGTCATCGAGGGCGCCCGCAAGGACGGCCGCTCCAAGGCGCTGTTCCAGGTCGAGACCAAGGACGGCAGCCGCTTCCTGGCCTTGCCGATCGATCAGGGCTGA
- a CDS encoding response regulator transcription factor: MKILIVEDDLEAAAYLSKAFREAGIVLDHASDGESGLFLATENSYDVLVIDRMLPRRDGLSLISELRRRNIHTPALILSALGQVDDRVTGLRAGGDDYLPKPYAFSELLARIEVLGRRKGTPEQDMVYRVGDLELDRLSHTVRRAGREILLQPREFRLLEYLMKNAGQVVTRTMLLENVWDYHFDPQTNVIDVHVSRLRSKIEKDFDQPLLRTVRGAGYMMKDEAAG; this comes from the coding sequence ATGAAGATATTGATTGTGGAAGACGATCTGGAGGCGGCAGCCTATCTCTCGAAGGCCTTTCGCGAGGCGGGCATCGTGCTCGACCATGCGAGCGACGGTGAAAGCGGCCTCTTCCTCGCCACCGAAAACAGCTATGACGTGCTGGTCATCGACCGCATGCTGCCGCGCCGCGACGGCCTGTCGCTGATCTCGGAACTGCGCCGCCGCAACATCCACACACCCGCACTGATTCTCTCCGCGCTCGGCCAGGTGGACGACCGCGTGACGGGCCTTCGCGCCGGCGGCGACGACTACCTGCCCAAGCCCTATGCCTTCAGCGAGCTTCTGGCGCGCATCGAGGTTCTCGGCCGCCGCAAGGGCACGCCCGAGCAGGACATGGTCTACCGTGTCGGCGACCTCGAGTTGGACCGGCTTTCCCACACCGTCAGGCGCGCGGGCCGGGAAATCCTGCTGCAACCGCGCGAATTCCGCCTGCTTGAATATCTCATGAAGAATGCCGGACAGGTGGTGACGCGCACCATGCTGCTCGAAAATGTCTGGGATTATCATTTCGACCCGCAGACCAACGTCATCGACGTCCATGTCTCGCGGCTGCGCTCGAAGATCGAGAAGGATTTCGACCAGCCGCTGCTGCGCACCGTGCGCGGCGCCGGATACATGATGAAGGACGAGGCGGCGGGCTGA
- a CDS encoding sensor histidine kinase, with amino-acid sequence MDRLLGRLTALYRTTAVRLSAVYLLLFAACAAFLVFYVSSMSEGLLREQMREAVAQEAEQIERIFDNSGMNGLVRTLERRARQPGANLYIIASPSGEVLAGNVASIQPGVLDTEGWTETPFHYQRYQEETHGNRRPMAYAQVNVLSNGLRLLVGRDLGEPENFRYLVRQALMVALGVMGVGALAIWYLIGRNALRRMDRMSDASQRIMAGDLSQRLPTSGSGDEFDRLSESLNTMLGRIEKLNEGLKQVSDNIAHDLKTPLTRLRNKAEAALAGGEKADHRTALEEMIGESDQLIRTFNALLMISRVEAGQAPAEISAIDISGIAHDSTELYEPVAEDAGLTLTADIADGIEIKGNRELVGQALGNLIDNAVKYAEGSGGEADIRVSLARRDGDVVLSVADSGPGVPDDKRDDVVKRFVRLDDSRSKPGTGLGLSLVGAVMEMHQGRLELDATHPERENNRGLTVRMVFPNLAD; translated from the coding sequence ATGGACAGGCTGCTCGGTCGGCTGACCGCCCTTTATCGCACCACGGCGGTGCGTCTCTCGGCGGTCTATCTCCTCCTCTTCGCCGCCTGCGCGGCCTTCCTCGTCTTCTATGTCTCCTCCATGTCGGAAGGGCTGCTGCGGGAGCAGATGCGCGAGGCGGTGGCGCAGGAGGCCGAGCAGATCGAGCGCATCTTCGACAATAGCGGCATGAACGGGCTGGTGCGCACGCTGGAGCGGCGCGCCCGCCAACCGGGCGCCAATCTCTATATCATCGCAAGCCCGAGCGGCGAGGTGCTGGCGGGCAATGTCGCCTCGATCCAGCCCGGCGTGCTCGATACCGAGGGCTGGACGGAGACGCCGTTCCACTATCAGCGCTATCAGGAAGAAACGCATGGCAATCGCCGCCCGATGGCCTATGCGCAGGTGAACGTGCTGTCCAACGGGCTGCGCCTGCTGGTCGGCCGCGATCTCGGCGAGCCGGAGAATTTCCGCTATCTCGTGCGTCAGGCCTTGATGGTGGCGCTCGGCGTCATGGGCGTCGGAGCGCTCGCCATCTGGTATCTCATCGGGCGCAATGCGCTGAGGCGCATGGACCGCATGTCGGACGCCAGCCAGCGCATCATGGCCGGCGACCTCTCGCAGCGCCTGCCGACCAGCGGTTCGGGCGACGAGTTCGACCGCCTGTCCGAATCGCTCAACACCATGCTGGGCCGCATCGAGAAGCTGAACGAGGGCCTCAAGCAGGTCTCCGACAATATCGCGCACGACCTCAAGACGCCGCTGACGCGCCTGCGCAACAAGGCCGAGGCAGCGCTGGCGGGCGGCGAGAAGGCCGACCACCGCACGGCGCTGGAAGAGATGATCGGCGAATCCGATCAGCTTATCCGCACCTTCAACGCGCTTTTGATGATCTCGCGGGTCGAGGCGGGGCAGGCCCCGGCCGAGATAAGCGCCATCGACATCAGCGGCATCGCCCATGACAGCACCGAGCTCTACGAGCCGGTCGCCGAGGATGCGGGCCTGACGCTGACCGCCGACATTGCCGACGGTATCGAGATCAAGGGCAACCGTGAGCTTGTCGGCCAGGCGCTCGGCAACCTCATCGACAATGCCGTCAAATATGCCGAGGGCAGCGGCGGCGAGGCGGATATCCGGGTGTCGCTGGCCCGGCGCGACGGGGATGTGGTGCTCAGCGTCGCCGACAGTGGCCCCGGCGTGCCGGACGACAAGCGCGACGACGTGGTCAAGCGCTTCGTGCGGCTCGATGACAGCCGGTCGAAGCCGGGCACGGGCCTCGGCCTGTCGCTCGTCGGCGCGGTCATGGAGATGCACCAGGGCCGGCTGGAACTGGACGCCACGCATCCCGAGCGGGAAAACAATCGGGGGCTGACGGTGAGAATGGTTTTCCCCAACCTTGCGGACTGA